The Syngnathus acus chromosome 3, fSynAcu1.2, whole genome shotgun sequence genome includes a window with the following:
- the LOC119120420 gene encoding transmembrane 6 superfamily member 1-like isoform X1: MSASAGTGVFVLSLMSIPICYLFNSLVYNNSAEAFFFAGCATFIFLIISAHFILKRKAPLDSLFYVYAVHAFFSVVSLIIGLEQDNIIDGFVTFYLKEADPHINTAHGHMMSYWDGCVHYLMYLLMIAAITWGDNFRAIGLYWVGSFGMRSIIYLLGNAVGKYETEMGPFFFLHLLYIFVSVWACFRIFSHPSAQIVELTNIQDAQRMTLLQRPLDLCFVICLIPATTFCVFRGLVALDCSNTLCQHYGQHYEPYVKDPSAYAKIHMLVSMLYSGPYYIMTLYSLLVPGCEWMLDLTLVHSGAIAQAQFSHIGASLHTRTPFSYRVPVDNQTVFLLVNILYAVVPQALCYRYTTRPAFFLRGRPDRKNA, encoded by the exons ATGAGTGCTTCTGCGGGGACTGGAGTGTTTGTGCTCTCTTTGATGTCTATTCCCATCTGCTACTTGTTCAACTCTCTCGTCTACAACAACAG CGCTGAAGCCTTCTTCTTTGCTGGATGTGCAACATTCATCTTTCTGATCATATCTGCCCATTTTATACTCAAGAGGAAAGCTCCTTTAGACTCTCTTTTCTATG TGTATGCAGTCCACGCGTTCTTCAGTGTGGTGAGCTTAATCATCGGACTGGAACAGGACAACATCATTGATGGATTTGTGACTTTTTACCTCAAAGAG GCAGATCCGCACATTAATACAGCACATGGCCACATGATGTCCTATTGGGATGGCTGCGTGCATTATCTCATGTATCTGCTCATGATTGCTGCAATTACTTGGGG gGACAACTTCAGAGCTATTGGACTCTACTGGGTTGGGTCTTTTGGTATGCGTTCCATTATCTACCTTCTTGGGAATGCTGTTG GAAAATATGAAACTGAAATGGGTCCTTTCTTCTTCCTTCACTTGCTGTACATCTTCGTGTCTGTTTGGGCTTGTTTTCGCATCTTTAGTCATCCTTCCGCACAAATTGTTGAGTTGACA AACATCCAGGATGCTCAGAGGATGACATTATTACAGAGACCTTTGGACTTATGTTTTGTGATCTGCCTCATCCCAGCTACAACTTTCTGTGTATTCAGAGGTCTG GTTGCCCTGGACTGCTCCAACACACTATGCCAACACTATGGACAACATTATGAGCCATATGTGAAAGACCCCTCGGCCTACGCTAAAATACAT ATGCTGGTAAGCATGCTGTACTCAGGCCCATACTACATCATGACTCTCTACAGCTTGTTGGTTCCAGGATGTGAGTGGATGCTGGACTTGACTCTTGTACATTCAGGTGCAATAGCACAA gCCCAGTTCTCTCATATCGGCGCCTCCCTCCACACACGGACGCCATTCTCTTACAGAGTTCCCGTTGACAACCAAACTGTCTTTTTGCTGGTTAATATCCTGTATGCTGTGGTGCCTCAGGCCCTTTGCTACCGCTACACTACCAGGCCTGCCTTCTTCCTCAGGGGAAGGCCAGATAGGAAAAATGCTTGA
- the LOC119120420 gene encoding transmembrane 6 superfamily member 1-like isoform X2, which translates to MLLNIQDAQRMTLLQRPLDLCFVICLIPATTFCVFRGLVALDCSNTLCQHYGQHYEPYVKDPSAYAKIHMLVSMLYSGPYYIMTLYSLLVPGCEWMLDLTLVHSGAIAQAQFSHIGASLHTRTPFSYRVPVDNQTVFLLVNILYAVVPQALCYRYTTRPAFFLRGRPDRKNA; encoded by the exons ATGCTGTTG AACATCCAGGATGCTCAGAGGATGACATTATTACAGAGACCTTTGGACTTATGTTTTGTGATCTGCCTCATCCCAGCTACAACTTTCTGTGTATTCAGAGGTCTG GTTGCCCTGGACTGCTCCAACACACTATGCCAACACTATGGACAACATTATGAGCCATATGTGAAAGACCCCTCGGCCTACGCTAAAATACAT ATGCTGGTAAGCATGCTGTACTCAGGCCCATACTACATCATGACTCTCTACAGCTTGTTGGTTCCAGGATGTGAGTGGATGCTGGACTTGACTCTTGTACATTCAGGTGCAATAGCACAA gCCCAGTTCTCTCATATCGGCGCCTCCCTCCACACACGGACGCCATTCTCTTACAGAGTTCCCGTTGACAACCAAACTGTCTTTTTGCTGGTTAATATCCTGTATGCTGTGGTGCCTCAGGCCCTTTGCTACCGCTACACTACCAGGCCTGCCTTCTTCCTCAGGGGAAGGCCAGATAGGAAAAATGCTTGA